A genomic segment from Syntrophotalea acetylenivorans encodes:
- a CDS encoding Crp/Fnr family transcriptional regulator — protein MNSKLAIQKCPLFTGLTDEDLAALLKIASRSEIPKGTILFTEGENARGFYVPVKGKVKIYKVTPEGRERVLRIAEPGRTFAEAAIFDLGTYPANAATLERSVLLFFPKHEVLQLLKNNVQLAINMIGGISRLLREFMDQMEDIAFRDVPARLARYLLDLAEGEQQRVELPLSKSQLAVNLGTVSETLSRTFRKMVDDDLIRVQSRSIDILDVERLADLAERYKE, from the coding sequence ATGAATAGTAAACTTGCAATACAAAAGTGTCCTCTCTTTACAGGTCTTACCGATGAAGATTTGGCTGCTTTGCTTAAGATTGCCAGCCGAAGTGAGATTCCTAAAGGGACTATACTTTTTACGGAAGGTGAAAATGCTCGGGGATTTTATGTCCCAGTAAAGGGGAAGGTGAAAATTTATAAAGTGACTCCAGAGGGACGGGAGAGGGTGCTGCGCATCGCAGAACCCGGCCGTACCTTTGCCGAAGCTGCCATCTTTGATCTTGGCACTTACCCTGCGAATGCAGCTACTCTTGAGCGGTCGGTCCTGCTTTTTTTCCCAAAGCACGAGGTGCTTCAGCTATTAAAGAATAATGTTCAATTGGCGATCAACATGATCGGCGGTATCTCCCGCTTGTTAAGGGAATTCATGGATCAGATGGAAGATATTGCTTTTCGTGATGTTCCAGCCCGCCTTGCCCGCTACCTGCTTGATTTGGCCGAAGGAGAACAACAGCGCGTTGAATTGCCTTTGTCCAAGAGTCAGTTGGCGGTCAATCTTGGTACGGTCAGCGAAACTCTGTCCCGCACTTTTCGTAAAATGGTTGATGACGATCTGATTCGAGTTCAGTCTCGTTCTATCGATATACTCGATGTCGAGCGTTTGGCCGACTTGGCGGAGCGCTATAAAGAATAA